One Corynebacterium uterequi DNA segment encodes these proteins:
- a CDS encoding N-acetylglutamate synthase, CG3035 family — MSRIFRSDEVQVGERVVVRRRVGDKASDIIGHVTSLEPFTVRPQERGGAPSSLPEVTVPAADIIIVKRLSPRRVRNSDIRHVEAAHAKAFPGIDHTWSSDGQWLLRAGDGVTERSNSATPLGASAGFTALPIGEILDFYARHRLPARLHIPERLGRAAEQLVAAEPHAWQLSPEILVMTRPLDDIDPHEPPNLPEGLSARVDDTLDDAWLALYHFRGQRLPVRALEWLQKDIDGTMGFARLLDATGATVAITRATLTTSDDGTHWLGYSAVEVADGWRRRGLGTALGRTVMAWGAAHGAQQAYLQVIGTNDAGIGLYGKLGFIEHHRHRYATRVAS; from the coding sequence ATGTCTCGCATCTTCCGCTCCGACGAGGTTCAGGTCGGCGAGCGAGTCGTCGTGCGGCGCCGCGTCGGCGACAAGGCCTCGGACATCATCGGCCACGTCACGTCACTGGAACCCTTCACGGTCCGCCCGCAGGAACGCGGCGGGGCGCCGTCGTCGCTGCCCGAGGTAACCGTACCGGCTGCCGACATCATCATCGTCAAGCGGCTTAGCCCGCGCCGGGTGCGCAACTCGGACATCCGACACGTCGAGGCCGCCCACGCGAAGGCCTTCCCCGGTATTGACCACACCTGGTCCAGCGATGGCCAGTGGCTCCTGCGTGCCGGCGACGGCGTCACGGAGCGCTCCAACTCGGCCACCCCGTTGGGCGCCTCCGCCGGGTTCACGGCCCTGCCCATCGGCGAAATCCTCGATTTCTACGCCCGCCACCGGCTCCCGGCGCGGTTGCACATCCCGGAGCGGCTCGGGCGCGCCGCCGAGCAGCTCGTGGCCGCCGAGCCTCACGCCTGGCAACTCTCGCCGGAGATACTCGTCATGACGCGCCCGCTCGACGACATCGATCCGCACGAGCCCCCCAACCTTCCCGAGGGCCTGAGCGCCCGCGTTGATGACACCCTCGACGACGCGTGGCTGGCCCTCTACCACTTCCGCGGCCAGCGCCTGCCCGTCCGCGCGCTGGAATGGCTGCAGAAGGACATCGACGGCACGATGGGCTTCGCCCGGCTGCTCGACGCCACCGGCGCCACCGTCGCCATCACCCGCGCCACCTTGACTACCAGCGACGACGGCACCCACTGGCTGGGCTACTCGGCGGTAGAGGTGGCCGACGGGTGGCGTCGACGCGGCCTGGGCACCGCCTTGGGCCGCACGGTCATGGCGTGGGGTGCCGCCCACGGAGCACAGCAGGCGTACCTCCAGGTGATCGGCACCAACGACGCCGGCATCGGACTCTACGGCAAGCTGGGATTCATCGAACACCACCGCCACCGCTACGCGACCCGGGTGGCCAGCTGA
- a CDS encoding exodeoxyribonuclease III — MRIATWNVNSVRTRADRVTGFLARHDVDVLAMQETKCSDDKFPYLAFEEAGYEVAHVGYHQYNGVAIASRVGLSDVADHFPGQPGFAKDPQKPQHREARAVGATCGGVRLWSLYVPNGRQIGDRHYDYKLAFYYALARFCEQETTDPARRFAIMGDFNVAPRDEDVWDMAAFAGATHVTEPERAAFQMVEESGLREVTRSLAAQRYTYWDYKAGRFGKDEGMRIDFQFASAPLAATARAAFVDVKERAQAGASDHAPVVVDYQEAADYDSVR, encoded by the coding sequence ATGCGCATCGCCACGTGGAATGTGAACTCGGTGAGGACGCGGGCAGATCGGGTGACGGGCTTCCTCGCCCGCCACGACGTCGACGTCCTCGCTATGCAGGAGACGAAGTGCTCGGACGATAAGTTCCCCTACCTCGCCTTCGAAGAGGCCGGCTACGAGGTCGCCCACGTCGGCTATCACCAGTACAACGGGGTGGCCATCGCCTCCCGCGTGGGCCTTAGCGACGTGGCCGACCATTTCCCCGGGCAGCCGGGGTTTGCCAAAGACCCGCAGAAGCCGCAGCATCGGGAGGCCCGCGCGGTGGGTGCCACGTGTGGCGGTGTGCGCTTGTGGAGCCTGTACGTGCCGAACGGCCGGCAGATCGGCGACCGGCACTACGACTACAAACTCGCCTTCTACTACGCGCTGGCCCGCTTCTGCGAGCAGGAGACGACGGATCCCGCCCGTCGTTTCGCCATCATGGGCGACTTCAACGTCGCCCCGCGCGATGAGGACGTGTGGGACATGGCCGCCTTCGCCGGGGCCACCCACGTCACCGAGCCCGAGCGGGCCGCTTTCCAGATGGTCGAGGAGTCCGGCCTTCGGGAGGTGACGCGTTCATTGGCGGCGCAGCGGTACACCTACTGGGACTACAAGGCCGGGCGTTTCGGCAAGGACGAAGGCATGCGCATCGACTTCCAGTTCGCCTCGGCGCCCCTGGCGGCGACGGCCCGGGCCGCGTTCGTCGACGTCAAGGAGCGCGCCCAGGCTGGTGCCTCCGACCACGCGCCCGTCGTCGTCGACTACCAGGAGGCAGCAGATTATGACTCGGTCCGCTAG
- a CDS encoding phospholipase D-like domain-containing protein, translating to MTRSASWRRLARVKPWQLIGMGIDYSIKVAALGIVPEGRRPSSANAWLLLILLVPFIGLPLFLLMGSPYINRRRHRIQQEASAMIDDVQAHTPNAPEDVTLPREVASITRLNRELTGFPAVWGHNLGVHTDYDDAIARVADVIDTATHTVNAEIYIMAWDETTDVFFQSLARAVDRGVTVRLLFDQIGSLKYPGFKDLGARLDDIGVDWHYMLPLAPWRGRFRRPDLRNHRKMIIVDNDVAFLGSINMIDRSYLMRANRRAGRQWIDYLVELTGPIVASIENVFAVDWYTESGEALDIPAQHDVGGRPGDENLLQLIPSGPGYTTEPNLRMFTSIIHHATTRLIICSPYFIPDESVLEAVTTAAYRGVQVDLLVSEQADQFLVEHAQSSYYHTLLEAGIRIHEFPEPYVLHSKFLIADPAGDGTTGHPLATFGSSNLDMRSFGLNYEATVLVAQGNLIAQFTELAENYMAVSHHLTAAKWERRSWARRYVDNVAKLSSALQ from the coding sequence ATGACTCGGTCCGCTAGCTGGCGTCGCCTCGCCCGGGTGAAGCCGTGGCAGCTGATCGGCATGGGTATTGATTACAGCATCAAGGTCGCCGCCCTCGGCATCGTCCCGGAAGGCCGGCGTCCCAGCTCGGCAAACGCCTGGCTGCTGCTCATCCTCCTCGTGCCCTTCATCGGCCTGCCGCTGTTCTTGCTCATGGGATCGCCGTATATCAACCGGCGCCGGCACCGCATCCAGCAGGAAGCCAGCGCGATGATCGACGACGTCCAGGCCCACACCCCCAACGCCCCCGAGGACGTCACCCTGCCCCGCGAGGTCGCCTCGATCACGCGCCTCAACCGGGAACTGACCGGGTTCCCCGCCGTGTGGGGCCACAACCTCGGGGTCCACACGGACTACGACGACGCCATCGCGCGCGTCGCCGACGTCATCGACACCGCCACTCACACCGTCAACGCCGAGATCTACATCATGGCGTGGGACGAGACGACGGACGTCTTCTTCCAGTCCCTGGCCCGCGCCGTCGACCGCGGGGTGACGGTGCGGCTCCTCTTCGACCAGATCGGCTCGCTGAAGTACCCCGGTTTCAAGGACCTCGGGGCCCGGCTCGACGACATCGGCGTCGACTGGCACTACATGCTTCCCCTGGCCCCTTGGCGCGGCCGCTTCCGACGCCCTGACCTGCGCAATCACCGCAAGATGATTATCGTCGACAACGACGTCGCCTTCCTCGGCTCCATCAATATGATCGACCGCAGCTACCTCATGCGGGCCAACCGGCGCGCGGGCCGCCAGTGGATCGACTACCTCGTGGAGCTGACGGGGCCCATCGTCGCCTCCATCGAGAATGTCTTCGCCGTGGACTGGTACACCGAATCCGGGGAGGCTCTCGATATCCCCGCCCAGCACGACGTCGGCGGGCGCCCCGGCGACGAGAACCTGCTCCAGCTCATCCCCTCCGGGCCGGGCTACACCACCGAGCCGAACCTGCGGATGTTCACCTCGATCATCCACCACGCGACCACCCGGCTCATCATCTGCTCGCCCTACTTCATCCCCGACGAGTCAGTCCTCGAAGCCGTCACCACCGCCGCCTACCGCGGGGTCCAGGTGGACCTCCTCGTCAGCGAACAGGCCGATCAGTTCCTCGTGGAACACGCCCAGTCCTCCTACTACCACACGCTGCTGGAAGCAGGAATCAGAATCCACGAGTTCCCGGAACCCTACGTTTTGCACTCGAAGTTCCTCATCGCGGATCCCGCCGGCGACGGCACCACCGGCCACCCGCTCGCCACCTTCGGCTCCTCCAACCTGGACATGCGCTCCTTCGGGCTGAACTACGAGGCGACGGTGCTCGTCGCCCAGGGCAACCTCATCGCCCAGTTCACCGAGCTGGCAGAAAACTACATGGCGGTGTCCCACCACCTCACCGCCGCGAAGTGGGAGCGGCGGAGCTGGGCACGCCGCTACGTGGACAACGTGGCCAAGTTGTCCTCGGCGCTGCAATAG
- a CDS encoding ABC transporter permease gives MFVHVLHAEWTKLRTTASFWWIMVSYMVCCLFGMIVRIRAMSHSHSFRGDHPGLEEFVLINASDAIAAVPVFLAVFLYLAAAHMVTNEYRHNLPRLTYLATPKRWMVAAAKAVLFMAIAAGVVTLMIVTGYLMGPVVGHTAPKVFGNLFAHSVAWRPLWVAPLGVALACLMMQGVAWIVRSTASTSIIVLLWVMGIDRAVVFLPDIGIDLHQYLPLVNLSNAVSSTSLIVTKPWWWSLAVLACWAVAVWAVGVALLERRDA, from the coding sequence GTGTTCGTTCACGTTTTACACGCGGAGTGGACCAAGCTGCGCACCACCGCCAGCTTCTGGTGGATCATGGTGTCCTACATGGTGTGTTGCCTCTTCGGGATGATTGTGCGGATCCGCGCCATGTCTCATTCCCATAGCTTCAGAGGGGACCACCCGGGCCTTGAGGAGTTCGTGCTGATCAACGCCTCGGACGCCATCGCCGCCGTCCCCGTCTTTCTCGCCGTGTTCCTGTATCTCGCGGCCGCCCACATGGTGACCAACGAATATCGCCACAACCTGCCACGGCTGACCTACCTCGCCACACCGAAGCGTTGGATGGTCGCCGCAGCCAAGGCTGTGCTGTTCATGGCGATCGCCGCTGGCGTCGTCACACTCATGATCGTGACGGGTTATCTCATGGGCCCCGTGGTGGGCCACACCGCACCCAAGGTTTTCGGTAACCTATTCGCCCACTCCGTCGCATGGCGGCCGTTGTGGGTCGCTCCGCTGGGCGTCGCGCTGGCGTGCCTCATGATGCAGGGGGTGGCGTGGATTGTGCGTTCGACGGCAAGTACCTCCATCATCGTGTTGCTATGGGTGATGGGTATTGACCGGGCGGTGGTGTTCCTCCCTGATATCGGCATCGACCTGCATCAGTATCTGCCCTTAGTTAATCTCAGCAACGCCGTGAGCAGCACGAGCCTCATCGTGACGAAACCCTGGTGGTGGTCGCTGGCCGTTCTGGCGTGCTGGGCGGTGGCGGTGTGGGCCGTCGGTGTGGCCCTGCTGGAGCGGCGCGACGCCTAA